A stretch of Microbacterium sp. 4R-513 DNA encodes these proteins:
- a CDS encoding FABP family protein: protein MIELPTDLPADLAPLSWLLGVWEGTGVIDYEASDRHFEGEFAHRVSFSHDGGDFLNYSASAWLLGEDVRTPLVSEIGYWRLSRPATDADAGPGLLPPTAAAVARTVDDVETLRNAEGGFDIEATIVHSDGVSELYLGQVRGPRIDIATDAVVRTAGAKVYAAATRMYGLVEGHLLWAWDIAALGAELRSHASARLARAE, encoded by the coding sequence GTGATCGAGCTGCCGACCGACCTTCCCGCCGACCTCGCGCCGCTCTCGTGGCTGCTCGGCGTCTGGGAGGGCACGGGTGTCATCGACTACGAGGCATCCGACCGCCACTTCGAAGGCGAGTTCGCGCATCGCGTGAGCTTCAGCCACGACGGCGGCGACTTCCTGAACTACTCCGCCAGCGCGTGGCTTCTCGGTGAGGACGTCAGGACGCCCCTCGTGTCCGAGATCGGCTACTGGCGACTGTCCCGTCCGGCGACGGATGCCGATGCCGGCCCCGGACTGCTGCCTCCGACGGCGGCGGCCGTCGCCCGCACGGTCGACGACGTCGAGACGCTGCGCAACGCGGAAGGCGGCTTCGACATCGAGGCGACGATCGTCCACTCGGACGGAGTGAGCGAGCTCTACCTCGGCCAGGTGCGCGGGCCGCGGATCGACATCGCGACCGACGCAGTCGTCCGGACCGCCGGCGCGAAGGTCTACGCGGCCGCGACCCGCATGTACGGACTCGTCGAGGGGCACCTCCTCTGGGCGTGGGACATCGCCGCGCTCGGCGCGGAGCTCCGCTCGCACGCTTCCGCACGTCTCGCGCGGGCGGAATGA
- a CDS encoding folate-binding protein YgfZ gives MMSGFALVPGAVLDETGLLHVGNPVVEQRRLAAGSAVAPLGDRRVIAVSGEDRLSWLDSLSSQALTHLAPGEGTELLILDPQGHIEHAASVVDDGETTWLITDAADAEGLLAWLMRMRFRLRVAPRDASEEFAVIGGTRAAVEALGVAAPNEVPLVWRDPWPGVATGGWAYAVVDPHPGTGRDWAEAIVPRAEEDRIADAASRGELAVAGLIAADALRVAAWRPRWSTEVDERALPHELDWLRTAVHLEKGCYRGQETVAKVHNLGHPPRRLVALDLDGSESVLPARGAAVRVGDDVVGVVTSVAQHHEDGPIALALVRRTTPTDATLTIDADEVRVAGAQEVIVPPEAGATASIPRLTRLSRRAQVQ, from the coding sequence ATGATGTCCGGATTCGCGCTCGTCCCCGGTGCCGTCCTCGACGAGACGGGGCTGCTTCACGTCGGCAACCCGGTGGTCGAGCAGCGCCGGCTCGCGGCGGGTTCGGCCGTCGCCCCGCTCGGGGATCGCCGCGTCATCGCCGTCTCGGGCGAGGACCGGCTGTCGTGGCTCGACTCGCTCTCGTCGCAGGCGCTGACGCACCTCGCCCCCGGCGAGGGGACTGAGCTGCTCATCCTCGACCCGCAGGGCCACATCGAGCACGCGGCATCCGTCGTCGACGACGGCGAGACGACCTGGCTCATCACCGACGCGGCCGACGCCGAGGGGCTCCTCGCGTGGCTCATGCGCATGCGGTTCCGCCTGCGGGTCGCCCCGCGTGACGCGAGCGAGGAGTTCGCGGTGATCGGCGGGACCCGGGCGGCGGTCGAAGCCCTGGGCGTGGCCGCCCCGAACGAGGTGCCGCTCGTCTGGCGCGACCCGTGGCCGGGCGTGGCCACGGGCGGCTGGGCGTACGCGGTCGTCGACCCGCATCCCGGCACGGGGCGGGACTGGGCCGAGGCCATCGTCCCCAGGGCAGAAGAGGATCGGATCGCGGATGCCGCGTCCCGCGGTGAACTCGCGGTCGCCGGGCTGATCGCCGCCGACGCCCTCCGGGTGGCCGCGTGGCGTCCTCGGTGGTCGACCGAGGTCGACGAGCGGGCGCTCCCGCACGAGCTGGACTGGCTGCGCACGGCCGTGCACCTCGAGAAGGGCTGCTACCGCGGCCAGGAGACCGTCGCCAAGGTGCACAACCTCGGGCACCCGCCGCGCCGGCTCGTCGCGCTCGATCTCGACGGCAGCGAGAGCGTTCTGCCCGCGCGGGGCGCAGCGGTCCGCGTCGGCGATGACGTCGTGGGCGTCGTCACGTCGGTCGCGCAGCACCACGAGGACGGCCCGATCGCCCTGGCGCTGGTGCGCAGGACGACGCCGACCGACGCGACCCTGACGATCGACGCCGACGAGGTGCGAGTCGCCGGTGCGCAGGAGGTCATCGTGCCCCCCGAGGCCGGGGCGACAGCATCCATCCCCCGCCTCACACGACTCTCGCGGCGCGCGCAGGTCCAGTGA
- a CDS encoding FUSC family protein, with the protein MSASPAGVPSTQAIPTGWRRRVDPRPGLQRVVASSMAIVQIVVAATGAFVFAHFVLGHPAPLLAATVTVGSLGLVRDARPRQVAETVLGMLVGIVVAELLYLIAGTGWWQIALALGVTLIVARFLSAQPGFAIAAAIQSLIVMVIPSPVPWVRLIDGIVGGVAALVVTALIPRSPVKTEVRDAERLFAAFDGSMAALTQALRRGDRFRAERGLEKARAVTPVVDDWRSSLDSGRAVARISPFLRRQRSELQRHERIRRSMDLAVRNLRVVARRVVYLCDDGMPRPVVADLLGEIARAAGIVASSLDDISFEPAAREAVLAVAARLDPRTIVPEASLGEQNLVAGLRPLVVDLLTATGMPHADARLAVPRI; encoded by the coding sequence GTGAGCGCGAGCCCCGCCGGTGTGCCGTCCACGCAGGCGATCCCGACGGGCTGGCGACGAAGGGTCGACCCGCGGCCGGGTCTGCAGCGGGTCGTCGCGTCGTCGATGGCGATCGTGCAGATCGTGGTCGCGGCGACCGGCGCCTTCGTCTTCGCCCACTTCGTGCTGGGACATCCTGCGCCCCTTCTCGCGGCGACCGTCACGGTGGGGAGCCTCGGGCTCGTGCGCGATGCGCGTCCGCGCCAGGTGGCCGAGACCGTGCTGGGCATGCTCGTCGGCATCGTCGTCGCCGAGCTGCTGTATCTCATCGCGGGCACGGGATGGTGGCAGATCGCCCTCGCGCTGGGTGTGACGCTCATCGTCGCGCGCTTCCTGTCGGCCCAGCCCGGGTTCGCCATCGCGGCGGCCATCCAATCGCTCATCGTGATGGTGATCCCGTCGCCCGTCCCGTGGGTGCGGCTCATCGACGGCATCGTGGGAGGCGTCGCGGCGCTCGTCGTGACGGCGCTCATCCCTCGCAGCCCCGTCAAGACCGAGGTGCGCGACGCCGAGCGACTCTTCGCCGCCTTCGACGGCTCGATGGCGGCGCTCACCCAGGCGCTGCGGCGGGGCGACCGGTTCCGGGCCGAGCGCGGCCTCGAGAAGGCGCGTGCCGTCACGCCGGTGGTCGACGACTGGCGCTCGTCGCTCGACTCGGGCCGCGCCGTCGCGCGCATCTCGCCGTTCCTCCGCCGCCAGCGGTCGGAGCTGCAGCGGCACGAGCGCATCCGTCGGTCGATGGATCTCGCGGTCCGCAACCTCCGCGTCGTCGCGCGCCGCGTCGTCTACCTCTGCGACGACGGGATGCCGCGCCCCGTCGTGGCCGACCTCCTCGGTGAGATCGCGCGTGCCGCGGGCATCGTGGCGTCGTCACTCGACGACATCTCGTTCGAACCGGCCGCGCGCGAGGCGGTGCTCGCCGTGGCGGCGCGCCTGGACCCCCGCACGATCGTGCCCGAGGCATCCCTCGGCGAGCAGAACCTCGTCGCGGGGCTCCGCCCCCTCGTCGTCGACCTCCTGACCGCGACCGGGATGCCGCACGCCGATGCCAGGCTCGCGGTGCCGCGCATCTGA